From the genome of Spinacia oleracea cultivar Varoflay chromosome 2, BTI_SOV_V1, whole genome shotgun sequence, one region includes:
- the LOC130467331 gene encoding uncharacterized protein — protein MDKKSKDGIKVRRDMQHMKIRPHLWPKLKEKTRKGKVPKGYSSNIRKLVCMTELKLHAMKSHDCHVMMQVLLPIAIRGILPKHVRDAITRLCSFFNTICNKVLDAEELDKLQANVVVTLCQFEMYFPPSFFDIMVHLVVHLVREIKLCGPVFMRWAYPFERHMGCMQRKVRNPARPEASMIQGTVLAEIGAFIAEYMSRAEPIGLPKSRHEGRLEGKGTIGAKDISAPLEKQMQAHLCVLQQLTEVSPYLEKHMQELRARNPTKTERALVLEHNRTFSDWFQNKVMAELDVKGHKISNMIKWLAYGPQDTLHSYEGYDINGYAFHTLHQEKKSRSTQNSGVTMVASSRYYASAKDKNPIDATHPYYGVIQEIWVLDYSEKIKVPLFQCKWAENSRRGVKLVDNNMTIINMTRLRDTSEPFILASQAKQVFYIRDNVDHDWSVVVKGKRYILGVGDVDDEEEYDQFDDSPPFSISESDVLDGTDNDTNYMRLDHTKGITVDEP, from the exons ATGGATAAGAAATCGAAGGATGGCATTAAGGTGCGGAGAGACATGCAACACATGAAGATTCGACCTCATTTATGGCCAAAGCTTAAGGAAAAGACCAGAAAGGGGAAAG TTCCTAAGGGCTACTCATCGAATATAAGAAAGCTTGTGTGCATGACTGAATTGAAATTACATGCAATGAAATCCCATGATTGTCATGTCATGATGCAAGTATTGTTGCCCATTGCAATTCGTGGGATTTTGCCTAAGCATGTAAGAGATGCCATCACGAGACTTTGTTCGTTTTTCAATACAATATGCAACAAGGTACTTGATGCGGAGGAATTAGACAAACTACAAGCTAATGTAGTTGTAACACTGTGCCAGTTTGAGATGTATTTTCCGCCTTCGTTTTTCGACATAATGGTTCATTTAGTTGTCCATCTTGTTCGAGAAATCAAGCTTTGTGGTCCAGTGTTCATGAGATGGGCTTATCCTTTTGAAAGGCATATGGGGTGCATGCAGAGAAAGGTGAGGAATCCCGCACGACCAGAAGCAAGTATGATTCAAGGAACTGTGTTGGCGGAGATTGGTGCGTTTATTGCTGAATATATGTCTAGAGCTGAACCAATCGGACTTCCTAAATCTCGACATGAGGGGAGACTTGAAGGCAAAGGCACAATTGGTGCTAAAGATATCAGTGCTCCATTAGAGAAACAGATGCAAGCCCACTTATGTGTGCTGCAACAACTCACAGAGGTTAGTCCGTACTTAGAAAAGCATATGCAGGAGTTAAGAGCTCGAAATCCGACTAAAACAGAACGTGCCTTGGTGTTGGAACATAATCGTACTTTCAGTGATTGGTTTCAAAATAAAGTGATGGCTGAGTTGGATGTTAAAGGCCACAAAATCTCCAATATGATAAAATGGCTAGCATATGGTCCACAAGATACTTTGCACTCATATGAAGGGTATGACATCAATGGATATGCCTTCCATACGCTACATCAAGAAAAAAAGTCAAGGTCTAcgcaaaatagtggtgttacaATGGTTGCTTCTTCTAGATATTATGCAAGTGCTAAAGATAAGAATCCAATTGATGCAACCCATCCATATTATGGGGTCATTCAGGAAATATGGGTGCTTGATTATAGTGAAAAAATAAAGGTACCACTTTTTCAATGCAAGTGGGCAGAGAATAGTCGGCGCGGTGTTAAGCTTGTTGACAATAATATGACTATAATCAATATGACACGGTTGCGCGACACTTCAGAGCCATTCATACTCGcatcccaagcaaagcaagttTTCTACATAAGAGACAATGTCGATCATGATTGGTCTGTTGTTGTTAAAGGGAAGAGATATATTCTTGGTGTTGGTGATGTcgatgatgaagaagagtacGATCAGTTTGATGACTCACCACCGTTCTCAATTTCAGAGAGCGATGTGCTTGATGGAACGGATAATGATACCAATTATATGCGCTTAGATCATACAAAAGGCATAACTGTTGATGAACCTTGA